The following are encoded together in the Streptomyces sp. NBC_00341 genome:
- a CDS encoding AAA family ATPase, which yields MLGFVETRSVSPVFVGRANELTSLTDALARATAEGAGPDGCACGEPQALLVGGEAGVGKTRLVEEFLAVAARRGAVVAVGGCVEIGADGLPYAPFSAALRALRRTLPEEMAAACAGQESELARLLPELGEPGRDSADEHGTARLFELTGRLLERISAERAVVLVLEDLHWSDASTRHLLAYLFRTLRTGRLVVVGTYRADDIHRRHPLRPLLAEMDRLRTVRRIELDRFNRAEVRRQLTGILAGTPEPALVDEIFERSDGNAFFVEELACSLECGDGAGVPDSLRDLLLVRVETLTDDAQRVTRVVAEGGSTVEYELLAAVAGLAEDDLIEALRGAVGANLLLTTPEGNGYRFRHSLVREAVSDDLLPGERSRLNRRYAEALEADPTLVRDGERATRLASYWYGAHDAAKALPAVLKASVEARHRHAFSEQLRLLERAMELWDDAPEAIRGTLRPIDYAEVYPACGCGCDSATPLRYLDLMAEATVAARFGSDRERALTLCKKALRILESEDDALRAAWFWVQRSRLVQDLTRGDGWEELATAEELVRGLPPSAVHADVLMSVAGWGALHRPGPDTLAAADRAVEYARLVGDEYIELHARLTRGWLTADAGDADDGIAEMYAVRDRAEELCLVGVMGRASINLPSTLEAMGRSLEAVSAADHGIEICHSHGIADTEAWVRTNQAMSLFSLGHWDEALATTEAAARVAQSRKAQGLVAARRAEIALVRGDFDEADRQLALNKRSFGSRDPQPQHFINAVRHTVVLAVQQGRLSEARTAFEAQAETGFPTGTQRYALPLLHAVAAAEADARGLPATEPGRPANLALIRSHLKRLPMLVPVWAAYGLLVDAELARAEGLDTPDHWSRAAKAFAPLHRPYELAQIRHRWAEALLVASGDRAAATALLREAHGTSLRLGARPLTETIELLAGRARITLAAPDALRGPGSATGPGSWPGFGSGPEILEAVTVPDGDGATDEQTGRDRSEEQLRAAAAAAVESFGLTRREQDVHRLVADGHTNRRIAEELYISPKTASVHVSNILAKLGVASRGEAAALAHRLRLYRTPTGS from the coding sequence ATGCTCGGCTTCGTGGAGACCAGGTCAGTCAGTCCCGTGTTCGTCGGCCGCGCAAATGAACTCACCTCGCTCACCGACGCGCTCGCACGCGCCACCGCGGAGGGCGCCGGCCCGGACGGCTGCGCCTGCGGAGAACCGCAGGCGCTGCTCGTCGGCGGCGAGGCGGGCGTCGGCAAGACCCGTCTGGTCGAGGAGTTCCTCGCGGTGGCGGCCCGCCGAGGGGCCGTCGTCGCCGTGGGCGGCTGCGTGGAGATCGGCGCGGACGGTCTGCCGTACGCCCCGTTCTCCGCGGCCCTGCGCGCCCTGCGCCGCACGCTCCCCGAGGAGATGGCCGCGGCCTGCGCCGGGCAGGAGAGCGAGCTGGCCCGGCTCCTTCCCGAACTGGGCGAACCGGGGCGGGACTCGGCCGACGAGCACGGCACCGCCCGGCTCTTCGAGCTCACCGGCCGACTGCTGGAGCGCATCTCGGCGGAGCGCGCGGTTGTCCTGGTCCTGGAGGACCTGCACTGGTCCGACGCCTCCACCCGGCACCTCCTCGCCTACCTGTTCCGTACGCTGCGCACCGGCCGCCTCGTCGTGGTCGGCACCTACCGGGCCGACGACATCCACCGCCGCCACCCGCTGCGCCCGCTCCTGGCCGAAATGGACCGGCTGCGCACCGTCCGCCGCATCGAGCTCGACCGTTTCAACCGGGCCGAGGTGCGCCGCCAGCTCACCGGCATCCTCGCCGGTACCCCGGAACCCGCCCTGGTGGACGAGATATTCGAGCGCTCCGACGGCAACGCCTTCTTCGTCGAGGAGCTCGCCTGCAGCCTGGAGTGCGGTGACGGCGCCGGAGTCCCCGACTCGCTGCGCGACCTCCTGCTCGTCCGGGTCGAAACGCTCACCGACGACGCCCAGCGGGTCACCCGGGTCGTGGCCGAAGGCGGTTCCACCGTCGAGTACGAACTACTGGCCGCCGTCGCCGGCCTCGCAGAGGACGACCTCATCGAAGCCCTGCGGGGAGCGGTCGGCGCCAATCTGCTGCTCACCACCCCGGAGGGCAACGGCTACCGCTTCCGGCACTCCCTGGTCCGCGAGGCCGTCAGCGACGACCTGCTGCCGGGCGAACGCTCCCGGCTCAACCGCCGTTACGCCGAAGCCCTGGAGGCCGACCCCACCCTCGTCCGCGACGGGGAGCGCGCCACCCGCCTGGCCAGCTACTGGTACGGCGCGCACGACGCGGCCAAGGCGCTGCCCGCCGTACTGAAGGCCTCCGTCGAAGCGCGCCACCGCCACGCCTTCTCCGAGCAGCTGCGACTGCTGGAACGGGCGATGGAACTGTGGGACGACGCCCCGGAAGCGATACGCGGCACGCTGCGGCCCATCGACTACGCCGAGGTCTATCCGGCCTGCGGCTGCGGCTGCGACAGCGCCACCCCGCTGCGGTACCTCGACCTGATGGCGGAGGCGACCGTCGCCGCCCGCTTCGGCAGCGACCGCGAACGGGCCCTCACCCTCTGCAAGAAGGCCCTGCGCATCCTGGAGAGCGAGGACGACGCGCTGCGCGCCGCCTGGTTCTGGGTCCAGCGCTCCCGGCTGGTCCAGGACCTCACCCGGGGCGACGGCTGGGAGGAACTGGCCACCGCGGAGGAGCTCGTCCGCGGACTGCCCCCGTCGGCCGTGCACGCCGACGTCCTGATGAGCGTGGCCGGCTGGGGCGCCCTGCACCGCCCCGGGCCCGATACCCTCGCCGCCGCGGACCGGGCCGTGGAGTACGCCCGGCTGGTCGGTGACGAGTACATCGAGCTGCACGCACGCCTCACCCGGGGCTGGCTGACCGCGGACGCCGGAGACGCCGACGACGGCATCGCGGAGATGTACGCCGTCCGCGACCGGGCCGAGGAGCTCTGCCTGGTCGGCGTCATGGGCCGCGCGAGCATCAACCTCCCCTCGACCCTCGAAGCCATGGGCCGTTCCCTGGAAGCGGTGTCCGCCGCAGATCACGGGATCGAGATCTGCCACAGCCACGGCATCGCCGACACGGAGGCCTGGGTCCGCACCAACCAGGCGATGTCCCTCTTCTCGCTCGGCCACTGGGACGAGGCCCTGGCCACCACGGAGGCCGCCGCCCGGGTGGCGCAGTCCCGCAAGGCCCAGGGCCTGGTCGCCGCCCGTCGCGCCGAAATAGCCCTGGTGCGCGGTGACTTCGACGAGGCCGACCGGCAACTCGCCCTGAACAAGCGAAGCTTCGGCTCACGTGACCCACAGCCCCAGCACTTCATCAACGCCGTGCGCCACACCGTCGTCCTCGCCGTGCAGCAGGGCCGCCTCAGCGAGGCCCGGACCGCCTTCGAGGCCCAGGCGGAGACCGGCTTCCCGACCGGCACCCAGCGCTACGCCCTGCCTCTGCTGCACGCCGTCGCGGCTGCCGAGGCCGATGCCCGCGGCCTGCCCGCCACCGAGCCGGGCCGGCCGGCGAACCTCGCGCTCATCCGCAGCCACCTCAAGCGACTGCCGATGCTCGTCCCCGTGTGGGCGGCCTACGGTCTGCTCGTCGATGCCGAACTGGCCCGCGCAGAGGGCCTCGACACCCCCGACCACTGGTCCCGGGCCGCCAAGGCCTTCGCCCCGCTGCACCGCCCGTACGAGCTGGCCCAGATCCGTCACCGCTGGGCCGAGGCGTTGCTCGTGGCCTCCGGCGACCGCGCCGCGGCCACCGCCCTGCTGCGCGAGGCACACGGTACGTCCCTGCGCCTGGGCGCCCGCCCGCTGACCGAGACCATCGAGCTGCTGGCCGGCCGCGCCCGCATCACCCTCGCCGCCCCAGACGCGCTTCGCGGCCCGGGTTCTGCCACCGGCCCCGGCTCGTGGCCCGGGTTCGGGTCCGGGCCGGAGATCCTGGAGGCGGTCACCGTCCCGGACGGCGACGGCGCCACCGACGAGCAGACCGGCCGCGACCGCTCCGAGGAGCAGCTCCGGGCCGCGGCTGCCGCTGCGGTGGAGTCCTTCGGGCTGACCCGGCGCGAACAGGACGTGCACCGGCTCGTCGCGGACGGCCACACGAACCGCAGGATCGCCGAGGAGCTGTACATCTCGCCCAAGACCGCGAGCGTGCACGTCTCCAACATCCTGGCCAAGCTCGGGGTGGCCAGCCGGGGCGAGGCCGCCGCGCTCGCCCACCGGCTCCGCCTCTACCGCACACCCACGGGCTCCTGA
- a CDS encoding DUF6191 domain-containing protein, with the protein MFNFFEELFAPGRKHAAEEQRRLELSRVDLGIGDPARGPIDLTSGKVVVRRPETGDTAPGAAPEDAEPGDAGTGDAGAGERG; encoded by the coding sequence GTGTTCAACTTCTTCGAGGAACTCTTCGCACCCGGTCGCAAGCACGCTGCCGAGGAACAGCGGCGGCTGGAGCTGAGCCGGGTGGATCTCGGCATCGGTGACCCGGCGCGCGGCCCGATAGACCTCACCTCGGGCAAGGTGGTGGTCCGTCGGCCGGAGACCGGGGACACAGCGCCCGGGGCAGCACCCGAGGACGCGGAACCCGGGGACGCAGGCACCGGGGACGCAGGCGCCGGGGAGCGCGGCTGA
- a CDS encoding sorbosone dehydrogenase family protein produces MALLAGGALLLAAGCSSQEGAESAAGQGASSPTGSRKTGSSASASSSPSASRPAADLPPAKGSVKVVSTLTAGLDSPWGLTALPDGDLLVSSRDKGTITRVDAKSGKKTLLGAVPGVAPDGEGGLLGIAVSPTFGTDHLVYAYFTTASDNRIARMLYDEKGTTPGQLLGAPDTILRGIPKGSIHNGGRIAFGPDHMLYAGTGETGDHGYAQDKKSLAGKILRMTPDGEPLHGNPQADSVVYSYGHRNVQGLAWDSHKQLWASEFGQDTWDELNRIVPGGNYGWPDAEGKAGEKGFLDPVAQWKTSEASPSGIAYAKGSIWMAGLRGERLWRIPLSGDESKEPLAAPQSFLKGKYGRLRTVLAAGGNKVYLVTSETDTRGTPKPGDDKILVLEVR; encoded by the coding sequence GTGGCTCTGCTGGCAGGCGGCGCACTGCTGCTCGCCGCGGGGTGCTCGTCGCAGGAGGGGGCGGAGAGCGCGGCGGGCCAGGGCGCGAGCTCGCCGACCGGTTCCCGGAAGACCGGATCGAGCGCGTCGGCCTCGTCCTCACCGTCCGCCTCGCGTCCGGCGGCCGATCTGCCGCCCGCGAAGGGCTCGGTGAAGGTGGTGTCGACCCTCACGGCGGGGCTGGACTCGCCGTGGGGCCTCACGGCCCTGCCGGACGGTGACCTCCTGGTGTCCTCGCGCGACAAGGGGACGATCACCCGGGTGGACGCGAAGAGCGGGAAGAAGACGCTGCTGGGCGCCGTGCCCGGGGTGGCTCCCGACGGGGAGGGCGGGCTGCTGGGGATCGCGGTCTCCCCCACCTTCGGCACGGACCATCTGGTGTACGCGTACTTCACCACCGCCTCGGACAACCGCATCGCCCGCATGCTCTACGACGAGAAGGGAACGACACCCGGTCAGCTGCTGGGCGCTCCCGACACCATCCTTCGGGGCATCCCGAAGGGCTCCATCCACAACGGGGGACGGATCGCCTTCGGCCCGGACCACATGCTGTACGCGGGGACGGGCGAGACGGGGGATCACGGCTACGCGCAGGACAAGAAGTCACTGGCCGGCAAGATCCTTCGGATGACGCCGGACGGCGAGCCCCTGCACGGCAATCCGCAGGCCGACTCCGTGGTGTATTCGTACGGTCACCGCAATGTGCAGGGCCTCGCCTGGGACAGCCACAAGCAGCTGTGGGCATCCGAATTCGGGCAGGACACCTGGGACGAGCTGAACCGGATCGTGCCAGGTGGGAACTACGGCTGGCCGGACGCCGAGGGCAAGGCGGGCGAGAAGGGTTTCCTCGACCCCGTGGCACAGTGGAAGACGTCCGAGGCGTCCCCGAGCGGCATCGCCTACGCCAAGGGTTCCATCTGGATGGCCGGTCTGCGGGGTGAGCGGCTCTGGCGGATTCCGCTGTCCGGTGACGAGAGCAAGGAACCTCTGGCGGCCCCGCAGTCGTTCCTGAAGGGGAAGTACGGCCGTCTGCGCACGGTGCTGGCGGCGGGCGGCAACAAGGTCTATCTCGTCACGAGCGAGACGGACACCCGTGGCACCCCGAAGCCGGGAGACGACAAGATCCTGGTGCTTGAGGTGCGGTAG
- a CDS encoding aldo/keto reductase has protein sequence MERRSLGAAALAVGAVGLGCMPMSWAYDASRQRGDDALRAVHAALDAGVQVLDTADMYGPFTNELLLGRALKGRRSEAFVSTKCGLLVGDQHIVANGRPGYVRRACDASLRRLQTDVIDLYQLHRADPEVPVEETWGAMAELVAAGKVRALGLCAIGARASRRPGARLHDGTIRQLERVQQVFPVSAVQAELSVWSPQALESLLPWCAARGVGFLAAMPLGNGYLTGTLTPGQGFEPEDLRARHPRFTAEMMAANQPVVVGLRRVAERHGATPAQVALAWTLRQGPQVVPVPGTKRERWAVENAGAAGLTLTAQDLTEIDRLPPARESWD, from the coding sequence TTGGAGCGCAGGAGTCTCGGCGCGGCGGCGCTCGCCGTGGGCGCGGTCGGTCTCGGCTGCATGCCGATGAGCTGGGCGTACGACGCCTCGCGGCAGCGTGGCGACGACGCCCTGCGCGCGGTGCACGCGGCGCTCGACGCGGGCGTCCAGGTGCTCGACACGGCCGACATGTACGGCCCGTTCACCAATGAGCTGCTGCTGGGGCGGGCGCTGAAGGGGCGCCGCTCCGAGGCCTTCGTCTCCACCAAGTGCGGACTGCTTGTCGGCGATCAGCACATCGTGGCCAACGGCAGGCCCGGCTATGTCCGGCGGGCCTGCGACGCCTCGCTGCGCCGGCTGCAGACCGATGTGATCGATCTGTACCAACTGCACCGGGCCGATCCGGAGGTGCCGGTCGAGGAGACCTGGGGCGCCATGGCGGAGCTGGTGGCCGCCGGGAAGGTCCGGGCGCTGGGGCTGTGCGCGATCGGGGCGCGGGCCTCGCGCCGGCCGGGTGCGCGACTGCACGACGGAACGATCCGGCAGCTGGAACGGGTGCAGCAGGTCTTTCCGGTGAGCGCGGTGCAGGCGGAGCTCTCGGTGTGGTCGCCCCAGGCGCTGGAGTCGCTGCTGCCGTGGTGTGCGGCGCGGGGTGTGGGATTCCTTGCGGCGATGCCGCTGGGCAACGGGTATCTGACCGGGACGCTCACGCCGGGGCAGGGTTTCGAGCCGGAGGATCTGCGGGCCCGGCACCCCCGGTTCACCGCCGAGATGATGGCGGCGAACCAGCCGGTGGTGGTCGGGCTGCGGCGGGTGGCGGAGCGGCACGGGGCGACGCCCGCGCAGGTGGCGCTGGCCTGGACGCTGCGGCAGGGACCGCAGGTGGTTCCGGTGCCCGGGACCAAGCGGGAGCGCTGGGCCGTGGAGAACGCGGGGGCGGCCGGTCTGACGCTGACGGCGCAGGACCTGACGGAGATCGACCGGCTGCCGCCGGCGCGGGAGTCGTGGGACTGA
- a CDS encoding 2-hydroxyacid dehydrogenase: MTSTMNSTEAPDVWLPIEADGIEGLPEGLNYRFWNGGQDYPADPAHCAFYVVPYMKGPKVAVRPLAGMSSVRVVQTLSAGIDHVEPGLGLLPAGVRLCNAKGVHEASTAELTLALILASLRGFPGFVHGQDNEEWRSGFYPALADKSVLIVGYGSIGSAIEDRLAPFECARVARVARSARTTARGPVHTLDDLPALLPEADIVILSTPLNPSTQGLVGADFLAAMRDGALLVNVARGGVVDTKALLSELESGRLHAALDVTDPEPLPSGHPLWHAPNVLITPHVGGSTSAFLPRAKRLIAGQLSRFAAGEPVHNVVRTTG; this comes from the coding sequence ATGACTTCCACCATGAATTCCACCGAGGCCCCCGATGTGTGGCTGCCGATCGAGGCCGACGGGATCGAAGGGCTTCCCGAGGGTCTCAACTACCGTTTCTGGAACGGCGGGCAGGACTACCCGGCCGACCCCGCGCACTGCGCGTTCTATGTCGTTCCGTACATGAAGGGGCCAAAGGTCGCGGTCCGTCCGCTCGCCGGGATGAGCTCGGTACGGGTCGTGCAGACGCTTTCCGCGGGCATCGACCATGTCGAGCCGGGGCTCGGCCTGCTGCCCGCCGGTGTGCGGCTGTGCAACGCCAAGGGGGTCCACGAAGCGTCCACCGCCGAGCTGACGCTCGCCCTGATCCTCGCCTCCCTGCGCGGCTTCCCCGGCTTCGTGCACGGCCAGGACAACGAGGAGTGGCGGTCCGGTTTCTACCCGGCGCTCGCCGACAAGTCGGTGCTGATCGTGGGGTACGGATCGATCGGCTCCGCGATAGAGGACCGGCTCGCACCCTTCGAGTGCGCGCGGGTGGCGCGCGTCGCACGCTCTGCGCGGACCACCGCACGCGGGCCCGTACATACGCTCGACGACCTGCCCGCACTGTTGCCCGAGGCCGACATCGTGATTCTGTCCACCCCGCTGAACCCCTCCACACAAGGGCTGGTGGGCGCGGACTTCCTCGCGGCGATGCGGGACGGGGCGCTGCTGGTGAACGTCGCCCGCGGCGGTGTCGTCGACACCAAGGCCCTGCTGTCCGAACTCGAGTCCGGCCGGCTGCACGCCGCACTCGATGTCACGGACCCGGAACCGCTCCCTTCCGGCCATCCCCTCTGGCATGCTCCGAACGTCCTGATCACTCCTCATGTGGGCGGCAGCACCTCGGCGTTCCTGCCCAGGGCCAAGCGTCTGATCGCCGGACAGCTCAGCCGCTTCGCCGCGGGGGAGCCGGTCCACAACGTCGTACGCACCACCGGCTGA
- a CDS encoding EAL domain-containing protein has product MSAPASTRGALLARRSALGRTPALLPQLLLGLACAGYAVGAGLGWGSVRMALFMGDFGLSTAALAAAVSCFLFARAADNRFRPAWLLFSFSSLMAAGGNAVWGWYEFVRGLPVPSPSLADLFYLCFAPPAIVGLLVLAKRPVTRAGWVCLALDAWLIGGSLLTLSWSLALAHTAHLADVEGASVARAALSLAYPLLDIVLVSMVLALHFRRSSVNRAAVNTAIAALALTVLCDALFTSPLLRQTYHSGQLLDAGWFAGSLLLAYAPWGAGRAEDNAVQERPVPRTTSRPIAGSLAALTPYLAAAVCTLGILYNVIEGRRVDRVVVFTGCTVVLALVVRQGIMLVDNIALTQELAQKENHFRSLVQGSSDVIMIAAPTGILRYVSPAASGVYGREADDLVGAELSSIIHPDDLGAVVHEVRRFLAAPPAEEPTTRIECRFRSGSGEWLNVESTVNRHQGGLILNSRDVTERVRLQAQLQHNAEHDPLTDLPNRALFTDRVRRTLSGRRSGDAGTAVLFIDLDGFKAANDRLGHQAGDELLIQAARRLQDSVRAGDTAARLGGDEFAALIVGDGSREQTAREYQVHEIADRLRLTLSRPYRIGAGEVRVTASIGVAFAEPAITPTDLMRNADLAMYRAKAGGKDRVELYAPQMQAEVVRRSELAARLRTALRDGEFALLHQPVVHLTSGTVAAVAAQARWRSAQGILFTPAEFLRVAEDSDRTAELGRWLLEEAVEQAADRARAGHQVSVAVRLSARRLLDKGMPFGSVEALLTRYGLPSGALMIEVSDSDPRVSFDELEQRLVALRRLGVRIALDGFGSGYAAINALRRLPIDVLKLDRGLVEGVVESARLHKITSGLLRIACDLGMQSVADGVDVPEQVLALRAMGCTHGQGMAFSGPLDEYRLRRALVRGEFPVPGGSAVQPVLAGGSIPLLTGSHTETPVPPT; this is encoded by the coding sequence GTGAGCGCGCCTGCGAGCACCCGCGGAGCGCTCCTGGCCCGGCGGTCGGCCCTCGGCAGGACGCCCGCCCTCCTGCCTCAGCTCCTCCTCGGCCTCGCCTGCGCCGGATACGCGGTGGGCGCGGGGCTGGGCTGGGGCTCGGTGCGGATGGCGCTCTTCATGGGCGACTTCGGCCTCAGCACCGCCGCCCTGGCCGCCGCCGTCTCCTGCTTCCTCTTCGCCCGCGCGGCGGACAACCGGTTCCGGCCGGCCTGGCTGCTGTTCTCGTTCTCCTCGCTGATGGCCGCCGGGGGCAACGCGGTCTGGGGGTGGTACGAGTTCGTGCGCGGGCTCCCGGTGCCCAGCCCCTCCCTCGCGGACCTCTTCTACCTCTGCTTCGCGCCGCCCGCGATCGTCGGACTGCTCGTCCTCGCCAAGCGCCCCGTCACCCGGGCCGGCTGGGTCTGCCTGGCACTCGACGCCTGGCTGATCGGCGGATCGCTCCTCACGCTCTCCTGGAGCCTCGCCCTCGCCCACACGGCGCATCTGGCGGACGTCGAGGGCGCCAGCGTGGCGAGGGCGGCGCTCTCGCTGGCCTACCCACTGCTCGACATCGTGCTGGTCTCCATGGTCCTCGCGCTGCACTTCCGGCGCTCCAGCGTCAACCGGGCCGCGGTGAACACGGCGATCGCCGCGCTCGCCCTGACCGTGCTGTGCGACGCCCTGTTCACCTCGCCGCTGCTGCGCCAGACGTACCACTCGGGGCAGTTGCTCGACGCGGGCTGGTTCGCCGGTTCGCTGCTCCTCGCCTACGCCCCCTGGGGTGCGGGCCGCGCGGAGGACAACGCTGTCCAGGAGCGGCCCGTACCCCGGACCACCAGCCGCCCCATCGCCGGTTCGCTGGCCGCGCTGACGCCCTATCTCGCCGCCGCCGTCTGCACCCTGGGCATCCTCTACAACGTCATCGAGGGCCGCAGGGTGGACCGGGTGGTGGTCTTCACCGGCTGCACGGTGGTGCTCGCACTGGTCGTCCGGCAGGGCATCATGCTCGTCGACAACATCGCTCTCACCCAGGAACTGGCCCAGAAGGAGAACCACTTCCGCTCCCTGGTGCAGGGCTCCAGCGACGTCATCATGATCGCCGCCCCGACCGGCATACTCCGCTACGTCAGCCCCGCCGCCTCCGGCGTCTACGGGCGCGAGGCCGACGACCTCGTCGGTGCCGAGCTCTCCTCGATCATCCACCCCGACGACCTGGGCGCCGTGGTGCACGAGGTGCGCCGCTTCCTCGCCGCCCCGCCGGCAGAGGAGCCCACCACCCGTATCGAGTGCCGCTTCAGGTCCGGCAGCGGCGAATGGCTGAACGTCGAGTCCACCGTCAACCGCCACCAGGGCGGGCTGATCCTCAACAGCCGCGACGTCACCGAACGGGTCCGGCTGCAGGCCCAGTTGCAGCACAACGCAGAGCACGACCCGCTCACCGACCTGCCCAACCGCGCACTCTTCACCGACCGGGTCCGCCGCACCCTCAGCGGCCGCCGGTCCGGTGACGCGGGCACCGCCGTCCTCTTCATCGACCTGGACGGCTTCAAGGCGGCCAACGACCGGCTCGGCCACCAGGCGGGCGACGAGCTCCTCATCCAGGCCGCCCGCCGCCTCCAGGACTCCGTACGGGCCGGGGACACCGCCGCCCGGCTCGGCGGTGACGAGTTCGCCGCCCTCATCGTCGGGGACGGCAGCCGCGAGCAGACCGCCCGCGAGTACCAGGTCCACGAGATCGCCGACCGACTGCGCCTCACCCTCTCCCGGCCCTACCGGATCGGCGCCGGAGAGGTCCGGGTCACCGCCTCCATCGGCGTCGCCTTCGCGGAACCGGCCATCACCCCCACTGACCTCATGCGCAACGCGGACCTCGCCATGTACCGCGCCAAGGCGGGCGGCAAGGACCGCGTCGAGCTGTACGCCCCGCAGATGCAGGCCGAGGTGGTCCGCCGCTCCGAACTCGCCGCCCGGCTGCGCACCGCCCTGCGGGACGGCGAGTTCGCGCTCCTCCACCAGCCCGTGGTGCATCTGACCAGCGGTACGGTCGCCGCCGTCGCCGCACAGGCCCGCTGGCGCTCCGCCCAGGGCATCCTGTTCACCCCCGCCGAGTTCCTCCGCGTCGCCGAGGACAGCGACCGCACCGCCGAGCTGGGCCGCTGGCTCCTCGAAGAGGCCGTCGAGCAGGCCGCGGACCGGGCCCGCGCCGGACACCAGGTCTCCGTCGCCGTCCGGCTCTCCGCCCGCCGGCTGCTCGACAAGGGGATGCCCTTCGGCTCCGTCGAGGCACTGCTCACCCGCTACGGGCTGCCGTCGGGGGCGCTGATGATCGAGGTCTCCGACAGTGACCCGAGAGTCTCCTTCGACGAACTCGAACAGCGGCTGGTGGCCCTGCGCCGGCTCGGCGTGCGGATCGCGCTCGACGGCTTCGGCAGCGGCTACGCCGCGATCAACGCCCTGCGCCGGCTCCCCATCGACGTACTGAAACTGGACCGCGGCCTGGTCGAGGGCGTCGTCGAGTCCGCCCGGCTGCACAAGATCACCAGCGGGCTGCTGCGGATCGCCTGCGACCTCGGCATGCAGTCCGTGGCCGACGGCGTCGACGTACCGGAACAGGTCCTCGCCCTGCGCGCCATGGGCTGTACGCACGGCCAGGGCATGGCCTTCTCCGGGCCGCTGGACGAGTACCGGCTGCGCCGCGCCCTGGTCCGCGGTGAGTTCCCGGTGCCCGGCGGCAGCGCCGTGCAGCCGGTCCTGGCGGGCGGCTCGATCCCGCTCCTCACCGGATCACATACTGAGACGCCCGTCCCACCCACTTGA